The sequence CGGCGGCGAGGACCTCGTCGACATGCCCCTTCACCTTCACCTTTTCCCAGGTGCGGGCGATTCTGCCGTCGCGGTCGATCAGATAGGTGGTGCGGACCACCCCCATATATTTGTGCCCGAACATCGATTTCTCCTCCCAGACGCCATAGCTTTCCAGCATGGCTTTGTTTTCGTCGGAGGCGAGCGTGATCGAGAGTTTGTGCTTCTTGCGGAAGCGCTCGTGAGATTGGACGCTGTCGGGCGACACGCCGATCACCAAGGTATCGGCCGCCTCGAAGTCGGCCTGACGCGCCGAAAAGTCGATCGCTTCCACAGTGCAGCCGGAAGTGTTGTCCTTCGGGTAGAAATAGAGGACTACCTTGCGTCCCTTCAGCTCCGAGAGCTTGATTCTGCTGCCGCCATCGGTCGGAAGGTCGAAATCCGGAGCCAGGGAACCTTGGGTCAGTATGGACATGCTGCCTTCCTTTCGTCGCACTTGTCTGGCGTGAGAAGCAGAATTGACGGGGAATTTGCAAGTGGGGCTTGGATCGGCTCGCGATTCCGGATGAGATCAGAATCCGCACGTCGGTCTCCTGCTTCGGATCGGTCGACGTCACCGATGAGTTTCACGCCGCTCCCCGAACGGATGCGGCCGGCAAGGGGTGTTGACGCCTGACAATGCGCCTCGACGAGTATCCATCGGCGCGCGCTCACCGGCCTCTCTATGAGCGTCCGCCGCCGAGACGGCGTGGCTGGTCCAGCTTGCTGCTGCGTCTTCTTGGGGCGTTTCTTCTGCTCGTCGTGATCCTGTTCGGCACGCTGGCGGCCATCGTGGCCACAGGGCCGGTCGAACTCGACGCCGTGCGCGACCGTGTGCGCGCCTCGCTCGCCTCCCGACTGGGGCCGGATTATGCGGTGAAGGTCGGTCGCGCCCTGATCGATGTCGATCCCGTGCTCGGCCTCGTCGTCCAGCTCGACGATATTTCCGTGCGCGATCGCGCCAATGTCGTCGTCGGCAACGTCCCGGCCGCGCGGCTGGCGATCGACCCACTGTCGCTCCTGCGCCTCCGCCTCAACATCCGCACGGTCGAGATCTCCGACGCCGACGTCTCCTTCGTGCGTGCCCCCTCGGGCGCGGTCTATCTCGGCACGGTGGATACCGATCACCAGCCCGGACCGCCGCCGACGGTGACCGCGGCGGCGCCGACCGCGCCAGAGAGCGCCACCGCGCCCGAGAGCCCCGATGTCGCCGATGGCGGTTTCCCCGACCTGCTGCGGGCGCTGCGCACCGTCAATGGCGCGCTCGATCCGGCGGTGGACTTCGCGATCTCGCGCGGCTTCGAGCGTCTGTCGGTCGATGCCTCGACGATCCGGGTCTGGGACGCCGTGCAGATGCAGCAGCGCAGCTTCGGGCACACCGACATCGCGCTGACCGTCGATGCCGATACCGGCGCCGTGAAGGCCAATCTCGATACGTCGGGCTATGCCGGTCGCTGGGGCGTGCTGGCCGAGCGGACCGTCGATCCCGAGACCCACGACCGCAACCTGTCGCTGATCTTCTCGCAGCTGTCGCTGGCCGATCTCAATCCTGCCCTGGGCCGGCCGGACAGCATGCTGCAATCCAACGTGCCGATGTTCGGCCGCGCCACCGTTCGCCTGAACGACAAGGGAAACGTGCAGGCAGCGACGGTTCGACTGGATCTCGGCGCCGGCACGTTCGTCTCGGGGCTTGGCAAGGACACGGTGCTGCTCGACGAGGCGACGGTGCGGCTGCGCTGGGATGTGCCGCGCCGCGCCATCGTCATCGAGCCGTCCTCCTTCTTCTTCGGCGACACCCGCGCCGTCGTCGCCGGCGAGGTCAAGCCGCTGAGCGACAAGGCGGATGGCCGATACGGCTTCACGCTGGAGAGCCGCAATGCGGTTCTCTTCGCCGCCGACGCCAACGCACCGCCGATCGTCGCCGACCGGATTGCCGTCGTCGGCACCGCCGATGTCGAAGCGAAGCGCATCGATTTCACCGACGCCTCGATCACGACCCAGGGCGGCTCGATCGCCGCGGCCGGTTCGCTGGGACTTGAGGGCGCAACGCCGTCGCTCGCCATGGCAGCCTCGTTCTCGCCGATGGCGCTCTCGACGCTGAAGCAGATGTGGCCGCCCTTCCTCGCCGGCGGGGCGCGCAAGTGGGCCTATGAGCATGTGACGGGCGGGACGCTGGAAGCGGGCCGCTTCGAGGCATCCGTGCCGGCCGGCGTGCTGTGGACCGGCGAGCGGGTGGTCCTGCCGGAGGAATATATGCGCCTCGACATGCGCCTCGAGGACGTGTCGTTCACGACGATCGGAACGGTGCCGACCGTGACCGGCGCGAGCGGCAATGCTGTGCTGGCGGGCTCGACCTTCGGCCTCGACATCGAGAAGGGCAGGGTCGTCACCTCGCTCGGCAAGACGGTCGAGATCACGGCCGGCGCCTTCGCCGTCTCCAACACCGCACAGCGCTTTCCTGACGCGCAGATCGAGATGCAGCTGGAAGGCGATGTCGGCGCCATGGCCGAGATCGCCAATAGCGAACCGATGCGCGCCATGGAGCGCCGCTCGATCGACCCGGCGACGCTTTCCGGCAAGGCGCAGGCCACCGTCTCGATCAAGCTGCCGCTCCAGCCCGGGCTGACGCCGACCGAAGTCGACTGGCGCGTCGGGCTGACGACCACCGGCTTTGCCAGCAGCGAGCCGATCGAAGGCAAGCTGGTCAAGAACGGCGCCTTCTCCATGACCGCGACGCAGGCGGAGGTCGAACTCAACGGCAAGGCGACGATCAACGGCGTCCCCGTCTCGATCGACGTCACCCAGCCGCTCGGCGACACGGATGGCGACGGGCAGACCGAGGCCGGCCGTCGCAAGGTGACGCTGAGCCTCGATGAGAAGGCCCGCAAGGCGCTCGGCATCGGCCTCGACAATGTCATCGGCGGCACGGTGGGCGCCACGGTCTCCGACCTCGGCGATGGCAGCAAGGGTCAGCATTACGAGTTGGACCTGAAGCAGGCGCGCCTCGTGCTCCAGGCCGTCGGCTGGTCCAAGGGCATCGGGGTTCCGGCCAAGCTGAGCTTCGATCTGCGCCCGACCGGCAATGGCTTCGTCGTAGAAAACATGGTCGCCGCGGGCGACGGCTTCGGCTTCAAGGGCAAGGCCGTGCTCGACTCCAAATACGGCCTCGTCTCCGCTGATCTCGATCGGCTGGCGCTGCGCAAGGGCGACCAGATTTCCGTCAATCTGAGCCGCAAGGGCAATGGCTACGCGATCGTGGCGCGGGGGTCTTCCTTCGACGTGCGCGGGCTGATCGCGCAGTACAAGTCGGCGGCAATGGGGCCGAGCGAGGGCGCGGCCGACATCTCGCTCGACGCCAAGGTCGGCACGCTGATCGGCTTCAACCAGGCGACGCTTTCGGACGCCACGGTCGTGGTCCAGGCGCGCGGCGGCACCGTGCAGAAGGCGTCGCTGGAAGGCATGCTCGACAAGGGCGGCATTTCGCTCAGCTTTATCGACGGCGGCGACAAGGCCGAACTGCGGCTGAACTCCGGTGATGCCGGTAGCGTGTTCCGTTTCATCGACATTTACGGCCGCATCGCTGGCGGGCGCCTGACCCTGACGGGAACCCGGGCGGGCTCCAGCGGCCCGTTCTCCGGCGTGTTCGACGTCTGGAATTTCCGCATCGTCGACGAGCCGTCGATGAGCCGGCTGGTTTCCGCCACCAATGGCAGCGGCCCCGAGGCGACGCGCACCGGCCTCGATCCGTCCAACGTGCCGTTCGACCGCATGCGGCTCGATTACACCAAGCGTGGCTCGATCGTCGTCATCGACGACGCGACCCTGCGCGGCGCCTCCGTTGGCGCGACCTTCAACGGCACGCTCGACCTGGCTCGCCAGACCGTCTCGCTGGCTGGCACCTACCTGCCGGCCTACGCCTTCAACAATTTGTTTGGCAGGCTTCCCATCATCGGCCTGGCGCTGGGCGGCGGCAGCAAGGGCGGCCTGATCGGCGTCACCTTCAAGGTGGACGGCAAGCTCGGCGCGCCCAGCCTGATGATCAACCCGCTCTCGGTCATCACTCCCGGCATCTTCCGCAAGATCTTCGAGTTTCCGGTCAACTGAGCGATCGTTGCTCAGGCAAGGCATCGCCCGTCGATGGCGGTTCCGGCTCCTAGTGGCTCTGCGGCAACACTCCCTGCCGGCCGCTTTCAAGAAGCCAAGGGCGCCTTTCGATGGCTGACTTGCGATCGCAACTGCGCCGCGCAAGAACTCGCGAACACCTTTCCCGTATTGCGAGCAGGCGTCGATTTTAAGTCCGGCTGAATATCTTGCCGTACCCAGGCACGATGTCTGTCCCAGCGTAAGGTAAAATGCGCTCCTTTTCTTTTAAATATGAAGTTCTTCTTTCCCTATTCATCTGAGTAAATCGATTGATTAGCTGAATATAGGCATCAGAAAAAACTTAGTCAGGATCGCGGTTGAGTCAAATGATGGATCATACTGGCCCGATAAGCCAAATTGAACGATTCCGCCGAATTTGAATTACTTACGAATCAGTATTGTTCTCGTTTGCATGGGTTGGTAGCCTTGCCTTGTCATTTCGTGGGGGCACGAAGACTGGGTGCCACGGCTGGAGCGTTTGCTCCCTGTGGCGGTTTCAGTTTCGGACCAAGGGCATCTGGGGGCTACATGGCATCGTATGGTTTGGACCGGGCGGGTCGTTCCGCGCCGCATTCTTCGCGTGCGCGCTGGGCGGCCGGCGCCTCGCTGGTTGCGTTGGCGACCGTTTGGGGTGGCGACCGCGCTTCGGCCGATCCGTCGCCGATCTTTGTCGAGACGCAGGCGGACCTCGACGGCCTTCTGAGTGGGGCTGCAACGCCGGGCGTCATACGCGTTTCGCCGGCGGAGCCTTTGGTCCTGATCAATGCCGACGCTGTGACGTTCTCGGATACCATCGCTCTGGACGGCGTGAGCTGGATCAATCCGTATGGCACTTTCACCAAAGCGGGTGCCGGCACGCTGACGCTCGATGGCGCCACCATTACGGGCGGTGAGGCCTATGTCGCCGGCGGGACGGTGAATTTCACCGGCAACAACAACGTCGACTATTTCGCCGTCGGCGCGGGGACGACGCAAGGCACGCCCAATACCGGCGCGATGACGATCGGCGACGGTGCCACGGTGGCGTTCGGCATCGGCCTGTCCGTCGGCTATTATGGTGGCATTGGCACGGTCGATCAGACCGGCGGCACCGTGACCATTTCGCCGACCTGCGCTAGCGAAGCGAACTGCGCGGCTGCTCATATCGGCAACCAGGGCGGCCAGGGCACCTACACGATCAGCGGAGGCTTGCTGGAGGTGAACGACGGCCGCATGACGCTTGGCCGCAACACCACCTCCACGGAAGGCACCAGCGGCACCCTCAACATCGAAGGCGGCACTGTCTCGATCCAGAACAGCGCCTACCTGGCCATCGGCTTCGGCCGTGAAACCA is a genomic window of Kaistia defluvii containing:
- a CDS encoding YhdP family protein, whose product is MLLRLLGAFLLLVVILFGTLAAIVATGPVELDAVRDRVRASLASRLGPDYAVKVGRALIDVDPVLGLVVQLDDISVRDRANVVVGNVPAARLAIDPLSLLRLRLNIRTVEISDADVSFVRAPSGAVYLGTVDTDHQPGPPPTVTAAAPTAPESATAPESPDVADGGFPDLLRALRTVNGALDPAVDFAISRGFERLSVDASTIRVWDAVQMQQRSFGHTDIALTVDADTGAVKANLDTSGYAGRWGVLAERTVDPETHDRNLSLIFSQLSLADLNPALGRPDSMLQSNVPMFGRATVRLNDKGNVQAATVRLDLGAGTFVSGLGKDTVLLDEATVRLRWDVPRRAIVIEPSSFFFGDTRAVVAGEVKPLSDKADGRYGFTLESRNAVLFAADANAPPIVADRIAVVGTADVEAKRIDFTDASITTQGGSIAAAGSLGLEGATPSLAMAASFSPMALSTLKQMWPPFLAGGARKWAYEHVTGGTLEAGRFEASVPAGVLWTGERVVLPEEYMRLDMRLEDVSFTTIGTVPTVTGASGNAVLAGSTFGLDIEKGRVVTSLGKTVEITAGAFAVSNTAQRFPDAQIEMQLEGDVGAMAEIANSEPMRAMERRSIDPATLSGKAQATVSIKLPLQPGLTPTEVDWRVGLTTTGFASSEPIEGKLVKNGAFSMTATQAEVELNGKATINGVPVSIDVTQPLGDTDGDGQTEAGRRKVTLSLDEKARKALGIGLDNVIGGTVGATVSDLGDGSKGQHYELDLKQARLVLQAVGWSKGIGVPAKLSFDLRPTGNGFVVENMVAAGDGFGFKGKAVLDSKYGLVSADLDRLALRKGDQISVNLSRKGNGYAIVARGSSFDVRGLIAQYKSAAMGPSEGAADISLDAKVGTLIGFNQATLSDATVVVQARGGTVQKASLEGMLDKGGISLSFIDGGDKAELRLNSGDAGSVFRFIDIYGRIAGGRLTLTGTRAGSSGPFSGVFDVWNFRIVDEPSMSRLVSATNGSGPEATRTGLDPSNVPFDRMRLDYTKRGSIVVIDDATLRGASVGATFNGTLDLARQTVSLAGTYLPAYAFNNLFGRLPIIGLALGGGSKGGLIGVTFKVDGKLGAPSLMINPLSVITPGIFRKIFEFPVN
- the bcp gene encoding thioredoxin-dependent thiol peroxidase, which translates into the protein MSILTQGSLAPDFDLPTDGGSRIKLSELKGRKVVLYFYPKDNTSGCTVEAIDFSARQADFEAADTLVIGVSPDSVQSHERFRKKHKLSITLASDENKAMLESYGVWEEKSMFGHKYMGVVRTTYLIDRDGRIARTWEKVKVKGHVDEVLAAARSA